The Novipirellula aureliae DNA window ACAATTGTCATCGAGTCGATCTTTTTGAGCACGTTAGCCCGGATGATTCATTAGCCGTTTTGCCGATAGCGGCCTGCTGATTTAATCGTTTAACGCTTAGCCGAAGGCGTCAGCTTTTCCGTAAGCGATCGCCTACGGCTTGTCGTTAAACAATCAGTCGAGTCAAACCGACTAAATCAGCAGGCCGATAGCCACGGCTGCGTGATTTGTCGTGTGAACCGTGGCTAACGGGCTGTCGATTTAATCGTTTAACGCTTAGCCGAAGGCGTCAGCTTTTCTATAAGCGATCGCCTACGGCTTGTCGTTAAACAATCAGTCGAGTCAAACCGATTAAATCGACAGCCCACTAACGCCAAAACGGGTAATACGCAGACTGTTTTTCGAGCAATGAACGTAAACGCTTGAAGGCGCAGACGTTAGCAAAACAATTTGCAAGCCCATGAATCATCCGGGCTAGGCTGTGTCGACGGGCAGGAGATCCGGCATCCACAGCTTACCGATCTGCAAACCATCCCTCGGTTGCTTGCCAGGTCTGCACCGCTATCGCAGCCAGGATCAGCTTGCGGTACTCGATTAGGCCAAACCCCAGCGGCGGCGGAGGGTCCATTCGATGATCAATGCAGTGGCGAAGAGAGCGAACATCAGCCATCCGCTTAGCGGATCGTCGCCGACCGTGTACTTCTCCACCACCGGTGCTTCGGCCTGCTTTCGTCGCTCCGATATCCGCTCGATCAATGCGTCCATTTGCTCATACGAGAACGCGTCGCCACCATGTTCGGAGGTGATCTTGGCTAACTGTCTCAGGTAAACAGGGTCCGCCATCGGTGTCGCCATTTCTCGACTCTGATCAATCACTTGGAACGCCAACTGTTCCGCTTGCACCGACGAATTGGGTTCACTCGGACTTACCTTGAGCCGGTAATAGCCAGGTTCCAGTGTTGGGATCGAGCCACTGATCGAGCGAAAATTCGGCTCGCTTCGTTCAGACAAATCGGAAATCGCAATCACACGATCCGTCTCGTCAACAATTTCGGCGGACAATCGAACGGGGGTTTCTGTCGCTGATAGAGTGGCAAGGGAAGCTTGGAATTTGGTTTGGGCATTGGTTGCAAAACGCCTGGATTCGAGTTCAATCACGATCTGCTCGCTGGTGTTTTCCTCGCGTGAAAGTAGCCATAGCATGGCTTGTCTCCAGAAACGCCGATGGGCTTCACTGTGTCCTTCACGCCACCATCGCCATGTGGAGTCGAATGCGATCGCAGCGGTGCGACCTCGTCCAAATTCACCAACCACCAATAGGGGCTGCTTTTGTGGTGTTTCCAAAAGGACTTGGACGCCAGGGGCCACTTTCGGACCGACAAATCGATTGGCCCCGAGCAGCGGTGGCAACGAGTCCCATACTTGCTCGGGATCCGAGCTACCCAGATTTGTGATCGGATGCGAGCGTGCCAACTCAATCTTCAAAGGCCCCGGAATTTGATCCGCTGCATCGGCTTGAATCTCTTCACTGATATCGCGGCGACGCGATGCATCCATGCGAATGGGTAATACGTCCGCAAGCGGTGACGAGGCATAGCCTCCCGCGTCATAAGTGTGATAGCCACCGAGCATCATCAGTCCGGCACCTGCAGAGACGGCTTCGCGAAGTTTCTCGAGCTGTTCACGCCCGATTGCATCGGCATCGACATCGCCAATGATGTAAATATCATACTTTCCAACGCCGAAGGAGTTATCCAACGGTATTGGCCATCGCGATGCCGTATCGCTTGGAATCCATTGATACGTCAGATCCAAATCAGGAAATCGTCGAAGCGCCATCCTCAAGAAACGTTGCTCGTAAAGCGATTCACCTTCGATGTAAAGAATGCGTCCGCCCCCTTCACGAACATTCACGAACGCAGTTTGGCGATTATTGGTTGTCACCCATTCACCCGATTGCGTCTCCGCGGCGACTTGCAGTCGGTAGATTCCAGGACGAGGAGCCGTGATTGGGATCGAAACCGCTTGTACGTCGCTAGCCGTCTCGACCAGGACATGACGTTTGGCAGCCGTCGTCACGTTTCCGCTGCCATCGATCCAACTCACTTCAACGGGAACCGAGATCCCGGCCAAGCCGCGGAGACTAACTTGAAAATTGACTTGGAAGTCGTTCCCTGAAAACAGGGAATAGCTTTCGGGCAACGCATCGACGGAGACATCGCGATTACCAGCCGATCCTCCTGTTTGGCCGATCGGAACGGTCCATAGTGGTACGCCCCAATTCTTCAGCGTTTGCGCCACGCGTTGGGCACCGGTGCCTTGAACCTCAGACGTTTGCGTTCCATCGCCCATCAAAACCACACCTGCCAACGGCTGGCCTTGCGCAATCGAGATCGCGGATGTCGCGGCGGCATTCAAATCCGTTAACTCGCCCGTCGATTCTAAATCATCGAGTGAACTTGGCCCTGGATTGCTTAGTTCGGTTGCGGTTTCGTTGTAGCCAAGCAAGCGAATGTTCATTGAATCCGCCAACGGGGCTAAACCGCTCGACAATGCCTGCCAAGCTTGTTTTTGATGCGTCCAGCGGTCGGCTTGGTCACCATCGGGCAACGTCATGCTACGAGATGTATCGACGGCCACGACCAACGTTGCTTCGGCAGCCGCGGTATCGGTCTTCACCATTCCAGGACGGAACATCGCGACCACCAAAATCAGTGCGGCGAAGGCACGAAAAGCCAACAACCAACGTCGTTGAATCGGGTTCTCGGCCGGCGGCGTGACCAGAAACAACACGGTAAAGGCGACCACCGAAGCAACCAAAGCAATGATTGCGGAGTCATAGATTGGCTCGATCAGGAAAGAGCTCATCGCTTTGCCCCCTCCGTTGCTGAGGTCAATGTGGACGAGGCTGAAACCGAGTTTTGCCGACGGCGGTAAAAACGATTAGCCAAGATCTGCTCGAGTAAAAAGACGATCAAGGCCAGCAACATTGCGGGCGAATGCAGTGAAACCCGTTGCGAAGCCGAATCGCCACTCCAATCGATCTGCTCCATGTTCGTCACGATCTTGAAATGGTCCGCAGAGAAAGCGGAACGTAGCTCTTCGGGGTCCACTCGGTCGAGACGCGTGGCTTGTTCCGTAATGTTCGCCGAAAATCCGGTTTTGAATCCGTCACCTCGTAGCCAATAGGTGCCTGGATTTCGGATATTGGTCAACGTTACCTCGGTAGCATCCGAGTCAACGTCAATCGGAACCGCCGAGGATTCCTCGGGTGGAAATAGTTGTAACCGGTTTCGACGCGACTCATCAACGGTGTTGATCGAGACGGTAGGAGCGTTGCCAACTTGCATTGTTAGCGCTTCGCTGTTTCGATCCGTCAAATAGTCGACGACTTGACGTACCAATAGAAATGCGGGCCACGCTTCGGTCCCACTAAACAGTTCGTTCCAATCACGGGTTGTATCCGACAATGCAGGCAATGGCGTCGTCAAAAGCATCAAACGTCCGGGAGTAATCGGACTGCTTTCGTTGGCGTCCTGGGAGGTTGCAAATCGATTTCGCTCGACCATCGCAGGATGTTCGGTACCGGCATAAACAGCCAATTCGCGATCAAACGTTTGAGGTCGAATCTGCCAATATTGATAGACACGAAACTCGTTCCATGGCACGCCGCCCGGTACACTTGTTAGAGGCGATATGGCTGGATGCATGCTGTCGCTAAGCTGTAGGAATGAGCCTGGACTTGGGACGCGCCAACGACGGACGATCGGCGGCAAAACGTCCGTCGGGTTCGTCATCGCTGATGCCGATGGGCCAAGCGCCGCCAACACGCCACCACCACCCTTTAGGAAGTCGCCCAATCGCTCGCTTTGCATCATCGGATTAGCAGGGTCAAGTAGCAACACAGCGTCATAGTCACCTAAGTCGACAACGTCAAAGTCACGATAGCCAATCATTTCCACTCGGTACTCGGCATTTGGGTCGTCGATCGTGAACGGAGTGGTAATCGTTTGCCCGATCACTCTTGCCTCATCTTGGTTGTCGCAAACGATCAAAATGGGTGAAGCGGGTAAGACGTTGAGCGTAAAGTAGCGTATGTCATCCATCGAGAGCGGGTCATTGCCGACCAATCGGATCCGACCATGATGCGTACCGACGCTGAGTGGTGGTACGTTTAAAACCAATTCGCTCGATGCATTTCCGCTAATGCGGGCACTGGCTCGATCGACGACTCGGAAGGTTGGCCGCTCGATCGTTTCGTCTCGAACAACCGGTAGCGCCGGATTGGGAACGGCCATTTCCAGTTCCGCCGTAACCGGCAACCCCTGATCCGACGCCGGTTCACCGTCGAGTTCAACCGTCGCGGTTACGGCAACGGGTGAGGACGCAGGTGGCGTCGAATCCGACACATTGACAGCGGACAACCGGCGATTGGTGGCAGCAAAGGAACCCAGGTCAAAAACAGTCAGCGCCACCGTTGGATCGACGGCGAGTTGCTCGCTTAACGTGGGATCGTCGACAATCCCTTTCCATGTCAGTTCGCTAAGATCGCTAATCACGACGACCGTGCGGCTTGGCAAATCACTCGTTCGTACGAGTCGAATCGCTGCATCGATTCTCGCCTCGAGCGGCTGGGTAACAGCAAGCGGGTGCGTTCCTTCCACCTGTGCGATGGCACTGGCGGCATCGAGCGCAAAAGATGGTGGGGCCGCCGATCGATCAAGGATGGCGATTCGGCTTGTCCTCGGTACTCGCGACACCAACCAATCAGCCAAGTCGTGCATGCGGACGGTTCGGTCGTCATTGCGAGTCTTCCACCCTGATGTGGGTGAGTTGTCGATGACAATTGCCATCGCTACCGGCGATTGAGAATCGGAGGGAGGCGGGGTACCCGTTGCGTACATCACGATGGCCCAAAGGAGGGATACCACAAGAGTGACGATGGCAGCGACGAGTAACGAAAAACGAAGGGCTTTGGGTTTGCATTGCGAAAACGCAATTCCCGCGAAAACCAACAACCCAATACCTAGAAGGGCTATCAGTCCAATCGTTAGCCAAGTCAACGATAGAGCTTGGTGGATCACCGGGCGAGCAAACGCTAAGGCGACAGCTGCGATGGCTGCGACGCGAAGCGCCAACAACCACCATCGTCGAATTTTCAAGCGGCTACGGTTCGTCTCATAACGCTGAGTCAAAAAACGGATGGAAGAAAATACCACCTTCTGTGGCTCGCGACGCGACAGCAAGTGCAGTGCCACGGGCGCTGCAGCGGCAAGCAATCCAAATAGCAAGGTTGCGTTGAGAAAAGTCACCTAACCTCTTCCTTGACGTTGTAGCAAATACTCCGTTAATGCCTTGTCGAACGGCATGCTTGTGTCGAGCGGAACATAGTCAATTCGTAAACGGCTGCAACGTTCCTTGTATTGTTCACGAAACGCTTCCAATCCGGCCAGGTAGTCTTCGCGAAATCCCGTCGCATCGACCGTAATCGTCTCGCCGCTTTCGCTATCTTCGAATTGGACCGGGCCATCGTAAGGAAAATGGACTTCCGCTTCATCGAGGATATGAAAAAGTATCACATCGTGTCCGCCATGGCGAAGTTGAGCGAGCGAGCGATAAACCTCCTCCGGTTCATCGAGTAGATCGGTGAAAAGCATGACGAGCGAGTGATGCCGCAGCATTGCCGCAATTTGTGTAATACAAGCGGCTAGATCGGTTTCGCCTGTGGGTTGAATGTTCGTCAATCGCGCCATCACATCGCTGAGGTGCCCCCGGCGACTTCGTGCAGGCAACTCCGCATTGACTTTGGCACCTAGGGTCAGTAACCCGACCGGGTCTTGCTGCATTGTCATCAAGTAGGTCAACGATGCGGCCAAACAAGTCGCGTACTCAAACTTGTTCATGCTTTGCGAACGAGTGAAGCCCATTGATTTTGACAAGTCAATGGCTAAGTAGCCTGTCAAGTTTGTTTCGGCTTCGAAACGTTTGATATAGTATTTGTCCGTTTTGGCGTAGACTAACCAATCGATCAATTTCGGATCGTCGCCACGGTTATAGCGGCGATGCTCGCTAAATTGTACAGAGAATCCATGAAAGGGACTTGAGTGCAAACCTTGCAAAAAACCACGAATCACCATCCGAGCTCGAAGATCGAGCCGTTTGATTTGCTGGAGTGATTCGGGGGATAACAGGGATGCCATGTCTTACTTTTTCTGCATCTTTTCTGGTTCCGGAGCCGCGACATCCTTCATCAAGCGATCGATGATCGCGTCGGTATCCATCCCTTCGGCTTGCGCTTGGAAGTTGGTTGCAATGCGGTGCCGTAGGATCGGTTTAGCGATTCGCCGAATGTCGCTTGGATCGACGCTAAACCGACCATCCATCGCAGCAACCGCTTTGGCTCCGTTGATCAGGTTCTGGCCCGCTCGCGGCCCGGCTCCCCAATCGACCAACTCGCGAACGTAATCGGGGGCCGTTTCATCTTTAGGCCGAGTCGCGCGAACGAGCTGCGATGCGTAACGGATGACCAAGGGATTGACCGCGATACTTGAAACCAATTTTTGGACATTCAAAATCGCTCGCGACGACAAGACCTTATTCACCGACGTCGCTTCACCTCGCGTCGTGGAGGTCAAAATTTGTTCCTCTTCGCTTGCCGACGGGTAGCCGACTTTAATGTTGAACATGAAGCGGTCAAGTTGAGCCTCGGGTAGCGGATAAGTTCCCTCTTGTTCAATCGGGTTCTGCGTGGCGATGGTAAAGAACGGTGGCGGAAGCGTGTACGTCAAGTTGCCGATCGTCACCTGCCGTTCCTGCATCGCTTCGAGCAGTGCGGCTTGCGTCTTAGGGGGCGTACGGTTGATCTCGTCCGCGAGCAGAATATTTGTAAAGATGGGGCCTTCCACAAAACGGAAACTTCGCTTTCCCGCATCGTCTTCCTCTAAAACTTGGGTCCCAGTGATATCCGAAGGCATCAAATCCGGTGTAAACTGGATCCGCTTGAACGAAACGTCAAGAATTTCCGCCAAGGTGCTGACCATCAACGTTTTTGCCAAACCGGGTACGCCCTCAAGCAAGCAATGGCCACGCGTGAAAATCGCAACCAATAATTGCTCGATCGTTTCGGTTTGTCCAACAATAACCTTTGCCAATTCGGCTCGCATTGTCTGTTGATGCCCCGCGAATTCGCGAAGGACGTCACCAAGATTGCGTGCCGGCTGATTCGGTGTTGGTGGTGGGGGAGGATTGTTCATGGATAATAGTTTATTAATAGTGTCCGCGCTGGTGCCGAAGCAAAACAGGTGCCGAAGCAAACGGGTGCCGAAGCATAACGGGTGCCGAAGCAAACAGGTGCCGGAGCAAACAGGTGCCGGAGCAAAATACGATGAGTCAAATAACGATGCAACGTAAAGATCTTAAACGTCTGGCCAGAGTTGCGGGAGGACGCAGATGGCGGATAGCCCATTTTGTATGCGGTTTGCTCGTCCTTGTTTTACCTAATCTGTTTAATCCGCCTGTTTGTGCTCAAGGACGTGCGGTAACGGTCGATCCGGCTAGCGTGCAACGGGCGATTGATCGCGGAGTCGCCTACCTTCGCAAGTCGCAAACCGACCGTGGTGGATGGAACGAGTACGGCGGCCAATCGTGTGGATTATCGGCGTTGTGTACGTTATCGCTGCTCAATGCAGGTGTTTCTCGTGACGATCCAGCGATCTCCAAGGCGATGAAGTACCTGCGTTCCTTTGAGCCGAACGAGACCTATTCGGTGTCGCTGCAAACGCTGGTCTATTGCCAATTGGGGGCGACGGCTGATTTGCCGCGAATTCGGCGAAATGTATTGTGGCTGGTGCAAAAACAAAATAAAGAGGGGGATGGTCGCCGTCGCGTTGGTGGTTGGAGCTATGGTCAGCGGATCGGTAGCGGAGATCCTTCCAATTCCCAATTTGCATTGTTGGCACTCGGGGCCGCAAAGGATCGTGGGATCGAAGTCGATGCCGAAGTCTTTGAGCGCGCACTGGAATACTGGATCGTCCACCAACGCGATGATGGTGGATGGGCATACGGCAGCAGTCAACCGACGACGGGAAGCATGACGAGTGCTGGAATCGCATCGATCATCATTTCTCGCGGTGGCGTTTCGGGGACCAGTTCACGAATCCAAGGTGGGCGTATCGAGTGTTGTGGCAATCGTGGCGAAGGTGACGATCCGGTCGAATCGGCATTGACATGGATGGGCGACCATTTTTCGGTTGAAGTCAATCCGGGCGGCGATTCGATGACATTCTATTACTACCTTTACGCGCTCGAGAGAGTCGGTCGTTTGTCGGGGAGACGGTTTATTGGCGGCCACGATTGGTATCGTGAAGGAGCCGAACAGTTACTCGAACTGCACGATCCCTTCCAAGGATTTTGGTCGGGTGCGGCACCGATGGAAAACAATCGCGACATCGCCACATCATTCGCTCTGCTCTTTCTAAGCAAGGGAAAACGCCAAGTCGTCGCAGGACAATTGCAATACAAGAGCGACCGAGCCGACGCTTGGAACTCACACCCCGCAGGACTGAAGCAATTGGTTCGCCAAGTCGAGCGAGATTGGGGGCGTGATTTGACATGGCAAACGATTCGCGCGGAAGACGCAGACGGGCAAATCGTCAGCCTCGAGTCCCTGCTGCAAACACCTGTTCTGATCATCCGCGGCCGCGAAACATTGCGTTTCCCCAATTCGTTGATCGAGGTGTTGGGCACCTACATCGAACAAGGTGGCACCATTTTTTTTGAAGCCGATGGCGGCGACGGATGCGGAGATGCGTCCGCGTTCGAAGCGAGTGTGAACGAACTGTGTGCGAAATGGTTCGAGGGTTCGCGTTTGGACCGGTTACCACCAACGCACCCCGTATGGTTCGCTGAACGTGAGGTGCCACCATCGGCGATAACGAATATCGACAAAGATTTTTGGGTTTATGGAGTGCAGGCTTGCTGTCGCACGGCTGTGTTCTATGTTCCCAATAGTTTGTCATGCCGTTGGGAATTGAGCGATTCGATCCATGGTTCGAAAACCGTAAACGATAACGTACGAAGCCAGATCGATCTTGCTTTACGGATTGGTGAAAACGTGATCGCTTATGCAACGGGCCGTGAGTTAACCGACAAATTGGAAGAGCGGATGGTGATCGACGGAGGCGACCCCCCCGAGCCGAACCGTACGACGATCGAAATCGCGATGTTGTCGCTCGGGGCGGGGGGTGAAGAAGCGCGTCGAGCGATTCCCAACGCAACGGAGCTGATTCGGCAAAAACTGAAAATCGATCTCTCGGCTGCGAAGGAGCCGGTGGGTCTCGATGCGAACACGTTAAGCAATGTGCCAATTCTTTGGCTGCATGGACGGACCGCTTTTCAATTGACCGATTCCGAACGGAATGCGCTACGGGAATACATCGAAAACCAAGGCATGGTCTTCGCGACCTCGATTTGCGGCAGCGACGCGTTCAGTGAATCGTTTCGCCGCGAGATGAGCCTTGTTCTACCTGATTCGCCACTCCAGCGAATGGATCCGTCGCACCCCGCATTCACACCGGCGGCCTATGGTGGTTTCGACATTCAATCCGTTATGATTCGAACCCCCAATGATCGTGGACGCAGCCAAGTCATCCAGACCCGCAGCAGTGTCCCGGAGATCGAGTACGCCGTCGTCGATAATATGGCAGCCGTCTTCTTTTCGCCGCTCGACGTTAGCTGTGCGTTGGAAAGTCCAAATTCGGTGCAATGCCCAGGCTATTCGACGGAAGATGCGGCGAAGATTGTTGCCAACATGGTTTTGTACGGACTAAACCAATAGTTGGCATTTTTGATCAAAACACTTTTGGAGGTTGGCGTGGTTTGTTATGATCTCTGGGTAGGCGGGCGTGGATCTTGTAAACGGCTTGTCGATCAAAGAAGAAACAACCACTGAGAAATCTTGATGTTAAAGAAGCAGAAGAAATTAATCCTGACCGAAGGGCAGCAGGATTCGATGCGACGTGCAGGACGGGTGAACGCGCGGTTGATGGATTTTTTGCGGCCTCACATTGTTGCCGGTATCAAGACTCAACAGATCGATGACCTCGTCGTTCAATGGACCAACGATCATGGGCACAAAGCGGCTACATTGGGCTACCAGAATTACACGAAGAGTTGTTGCACGAGCGTCAATGACGTGATCTGTCACGGCATTCCAGATGGCTACGAGCTTCAGGATGGCGACATCATCAATGTCGACATTACCACGATCGTCGATGGCTGGCATGGCGATCAAAGTGAAACCTTCCTGATTGGCGACGTTTCAGACGAAAGGCGGGCCGTGACACAGGCCGCATTCGATTGTCTCTATATGGCGATCGACGCACTCCAGCCGGGGTGCCCCGTGTCGACCATCGGAGAGGTGATTGTGCCTGAAGCGGATCGACGCGGGTTCACGGTGGTTCGTGAATATGTCGGTCACGGCCTGGGACGCCAATTCCATCTTGACCCATCGATCCCCCATTTTCCGAACCGGGAATCTCGCAAAGATCGGTTGTATCCCGGCATGTGTTTTACCGTTGAACCGATGATCAATGCCGGATCGCGTTACACACGTTGCGATAAGAAAGATGGATGGACGGTCCGCACCAAGGATGGGAAACCATCTGCCCAGTTCGAGCACACCATTTTGATGACCGACAAAGGGCCCGAAATCCTAACGCTGACCGAGCACGGCCCCCGACGAGGCCATCAGTTTATAAAGTAGCC harbors:
- a CDS encoding glutamine amidotransferase; the protein is MSSFLIEPIYDSAIIALVASVVAFTVLFLVTPPAENPIQRRWLLAFRAFAALILVVAMFRPGMVKTDTAAAEATLVVAVDTSRSMTLPDGDQADRWTHQKQAWQALSSGLAPLADSMNIRLLGYNETATELSNPGPSSLDDLESTGELTDLNAAATSAISIAQGQPLAGVVLMGDGTQTSEVQGTGAQRVAQTLKNWGVPLWTVPIGQTGGSAGNRDVSVDALPESYSLFSGNDFQVNFQVSLRGLAGISVPVEVSWIDGSGNVTTAAKRHVLVETASDVQAVSIPITAPRPGIYRLQVAAETQSGEWVTTNNRQTAFVNVREGGGRILYIEGESLYEQRFLRMALRRFPDLDLTYQWIPSDTASRWPIPLDNSFGVGKYDIYIIGDVDADAIGREQLEKLREAVSAGAGLMMLGGYHTYDAGGYASSPLADVLPIRMDASRRRDISEEIQADAADQIPGPLKIELARSHPITNLGSSDPEQVWDSLPPLLGANRFVGPKVAPGVQVLLETPQKQPLLVVGEFGRGRTAAIAFDSTWRWWREGHSEAHRRFWRQAMLWLLSREENTSEQIVIELESRRFATNAQTKFQASLATLSATETPVRLSAEIVDETDRVIAISDLSERSEPNFRSISGSIPTLEPGYYRLKVSPSEPNSSVQAEQLAFQVIDQSREMATPMADPVYLRQLAKITSEHGGDAFSYEQMDALIERISERRKQAEAPVVEKYTVGDDPLSGWLMFALFATALIIEWTLRRRWGLA
- a CDS encoding BatA domain-containing protein, which gives rise to MTFLNATLLFGLLAAAAPVALHLLSRREPQKVVFSSIRFLTQRYETNRSRLKIRRWWLLALRVAAIAAVALAFARPVIHQALSLTWLTIGLIALLGIGLLVFAGIAFSQCKPKALRFSLLVAAIVTLVVSLLWAIVMYATGTPPPSDSQSPVAMAIVIDNSPTSGWKTRNDDRTVRMHDLADWLVSRVPRTSRIAILDRSAAPPSFALDAASAIAQVEGTHPLAVTQPLEARIDAAIRLVRTSDLPSRTVVVISDLSELTWKGIVDDPTLSEQLAVDPTVALTVFDLGSFAATNRRLSAVNVSDSTPPASSPVAVTATVELDGEPASDQGLPVTAELEMAVPNPALPVVRDETIERPTFRVVDRASARISGNASSELVLNVPPLSVGTHHGRIRLVGNDPLSMDDIRYFTLNVLPASPILIVCDNQDEARVIGQTITTPFTIDDPNAEYRVEMIGYRDFDVVDLGDYDAVLLLDPANPMMQSERLGDFLKGGGGVLAALGPSASAMTNPTDVLPPIVRRWRVPSPGSFLQLSDSMHPAISPLTSVPGGVPWNEFRVYQYWQIRPQTFDRELAVYAGTEHPAMVERNRFATSQDANESSPITPGRLMLLTTPLPALSDTTRDWNELFSGTEAWPAFLLVRQVVDYLTDRNSEALTMQVGNAPTVSINTVDESRRNRLQLFPPEESSAVPIDVDSDATEVTLTNIRNPGTYWLRGDGFKTGFSANITEQATRLDRVDPEELRSAFSADHFKIVTNMEQIDWSGDSASQRVSLHSPAMLLALIVFLLEQILANRFYRRRQNSVSASSTLTSATEGAKR
- a CDS encoding DUF58 domain-containing protein, whose protein sequence is MASLLSPESLQQIKRLDLRARMVIRGFLQGLHSSPFHGFSVQFSEHRRYNRGDDPKLIDWLVYAKTDKYYIKRFEAETNLTGYLAIDLSKSMGFTRSQSMNKFEYATCLAASLTYLMTMQQDPVGLLTLGAKVNAELPARSRRGHLSDVMARLTNIQPTGETDLAACITQIAAMLRHHSLVMLFTDLLDEPEEVYRSLAQLRHGGHDVILFHILDEAEVHFPYDGPVQFEDSESGETITVDATGFREDYLAGLEAFREQYKERCSRLRIDYVPLDTSMPFDKALTEYLLQRQGRG
- a CDS encoding AAA family ATPase: MNNPPPPPTPNQPARNLGDVLREFAGHQQTMRAELAKVIVGQTETIEQLLVAIFTRGHCLLEGVPGLAKTLMVSTLAEILDVSFKRIQFTPDLMPSDITGTQVLEEDDAGKRSFRFVEGPIFTNILLADEINRTPPKTQAALLEAMQERQVTIGNLTYTLPPPFFTIATQNPIEQEGTYPLPEAQLDRFMFNIKVGYPSASEEEQILTSTTRGEATSVNKVLSSRAILNVQKLVSSIAVNPLVIRYASQLVRATRPKDETAPDYVRELVDWGAGPRAGQNLINGAKAVAAMDGRFSVDPSDIRRIAKPILRHRIATNFQAQAEGMDTDAIIDRLMKDVAAPEPEKMQKK
- a CDS encoding DUF4159 domain-containing protein — encoded protein: MQRKDLKRLARVAGGRRWRIAHFVCGLLVLVLPNLFNPPVCAQGRAVTVDPASVQRAIDRGVAYLRKSQTDRGGWNEYGGQSCGLSALCTLSLLNAGVSRDDPAISKAMKYLRSFEPNETYSVSLQTLVYCQLGATADLPRIRRNVLWLVQKQNKEGDGRRRVGGWSYGQRIGSGDPSNSQFALLALGAAKDRGIEVDAEVFERALEYWIVHQRDDGGWAYGSSQPTTGSMTSAGIASIIISRGGVSGTSSRIQGGRIECCGNRGEGDDPVESALTWMGDHFSVEVNPGGDSMTFYYYLYALERVGRLSGRRFIGGHDWYREGAEQLLELHDPFQGFWSGAAPMENNRDIATSFALLFLSKGKRQVVAGQLQYKSDRADAWNSHPAGLKQLVRQVERDWGRDLTWQTIRAEDADGQIVSLESLLQTPVLIIRGRETLRFPNSLIEVLGTYIEQGGTIFFEADGGDGCGDASAFEASVNELCAKWFEGSRLDRLPPTHPVWFAEREVPPSAITNIDKDFWVYGVQACCRTAVFYVPNSLSCRWELSDSIHGSKTVNDNVRSQIDLALRIGENVIAYATGRELTDKLEERMVIDGGDPPEPNRTTIEIAMLSLGAGGEEARRAIPNATELIRQKLKIDLSAAKEPVGLDANTLSNVPILWLHGRTAFQLTDSERNALREYIENQGMVFATSICGSDAFSESFRREMSLVLPDSPLQRMDPSHPAFTPAAYGGFDIQSVMIRTPNDRGRSQVIQTRSSVPEIEYAVVDNMAAVFFSPLDVSCALESPNSVQCPGYSTEDAAKIVANMVLYGLNQ
- the map gene encoding type I methionyl aminopeptidase, which codes for MLKKQKKLILTEGQQDSMRRAGRVNARLMDFLRPHIVAGIKTQQIDDLVVQWTNDHGHKAATLGYQNYTKSCCTSVNDVICHGIPDGYELQDGDIINVDITTIVDGWHGDQSETFLIGDVSDERRAVTQAAFDCLYMAIDALQPGCPVSTIGEVIVPEADRRGFTVVREYVGHGLGRQFHLDPSIPHFPNRESRKDRLYPGMCFTVEPMINAGSRYTRCDKKDGWTVRTKDGKPSAQFEHTILMTDKGPEILTLTEHGPRRGHQFIK